The proteins below come from a single Salinilacihabitans rarus genomic window:
- a CDS encoding bacterio-opsin activator domain-containing protein: MGELRGDDSAECRAEGGRQTPPEDLARRVFDVNPVSTVVVDSTGAFVYANERAAETLDLTEEEITGRTYDQPDWNIYYDDGTPVPVAENPVTQVFDTGDPVYGFEHWIELPDGTERWLSSNSAPVLDDGDVEYVVVSFEDVTGLKRREERLTSDHVRRLEFRTDRSAVPPSLRVTDGETRIEVDSVVSMPDGSTVQYMGTSDLPASDFVTAVEEVPHYLDARLLRSVEGHNRIEAHAESTTVSRVFPSLGGRARAIIITPEEVRFLGDLPGDVEPRLAADGIREFHPEVELVSEELVYSPHLLYDVVSDALTDHQIAALDSAYFGGYFETPRTSTGDELADRFGVTRQTFNQHLRKAQRTVFKHLFEKSGADAR, encoded by the coding sequence ATGGGCGAACTCCGCGGCGACGATTCGGCCGAGTGCCGGGCGGAAGGGGGCCGGCAGACGCCGCCCGAGGACCTCGCCCGGCGCGTGTTCGACGTGAACCCCGTCAGTACGGTCGTGGTCGACTCGACGGGCGCGTTCGTCTACGCCAACGAGCGCGCCGCGGAGACGCTCGACCTCACCGAGGAGGAGATCACCGGCCGGACGTACGACCAGCCCGACTGGAACATCTACTACGACGACGGGACGCCCGTGCCGGTCGCGGAGAACCCCGTCACGCAGGTCTTCGACACGGGCGACCCCGTCTACGGCTTCGAACACTGGATCGAACTGCCCGACGGGACCGAGCGGTGGCTGTCGAGCAACTCGGCGCCCGTGCTGGACGACGGCGACGTGGAGTACGTCGTCGTCTCGTTCGAGGACGTGACGGGGCTGAAGCGCCGCGAGGAGCGACTGACCAGCGACCACGTCCGCCGCCTCGAGTTCCGCACGGACCGGTCGGCGGTGCCCCCGTCGCTGCGGGTCACCGACGGCGAGACGCGGATCGAAGTCGACTCCGTCGTCTCGATGCCGGACGGGAGCACCGTCCAGTACATGGGGACGTCGGACCTCCCCGCGAGCGACTTCGTCACCGCCGTCGAGGAGGTGCCCCACTACCTCGACGCGCGGTTGCTGCGTTCGGTCGAGGGCCACAACCGCATCGAGGCCCACGCGGAGTCGACGACGGTCTCGCGTGTCTTCCCCTCGCTGGGCGGGCGCGCCCGCGCCATCATCATCACGCCGGAGGAGGTGCGGTTCCTCGGCGACCTCCCGGGTGACGTAGAGCCCCGGCTGGCCGCCGACGGCATCCGGGAGTTTCACCCCGAGGTCGAACTGGTCTCCGAGGAACTCGTCTACTCGCCGCACCTGCTGTACGACGTCGTCTCCGACGCGCTCACCGACCACCAGATCGCCGCCCTCGACTCGGCGTACTTCGGCGGCTACTTCGAGACGCCCCGGACCAGCACCGGCGACGAACTCGCGGACCGGTTCGGCGTCACCCGCCAGACGTTCAACCAGCACCTCCGCAAGGCCCAGCGGACCGTCTTCAAGCACCTCTTCGAGAAGTCCGGCGCGGACGCACGCTGA
- a CDS encoding acetamidase/formamidase family protein has product MSNEDYAVDHRVNATDDAVHSAWDNGLEPVLTVEPGDVVQFECRDATDGQLDPDSTAADVAALDVDPVHPLTGPVAVDGARPGDVLRVDLLDLEHEGWGYTLVLPGELGLGLLPEAFPEPELYVWDLDGDVGRFANGIEVALAPFPGTIGVAPAADGAHDTNPPRSVGGNLDVKHLRAGSTLYLPVAVEDALFSVGDCHAAQGDGEVCVSGVEAPMTVTCRFDLQSGKSIEQPRFETTGPFTPTGRDEPTYGTTGIAADPLEATRAAIRHMIDHLHEDRGLSRSEAYVLCSAAVDLKISQAVNVPNWTVAAYLPESIFPET; this is encoded by the coding sequence ATGTCGAACGAGGACTACGCGGTCGACCACCGGGTGAACGCAACCGACGACGCCGTCCACAGCGCGTGGGACAACGGTCTCGAACCGGTGCTGACGGTCGAACCGGGCGACGTCGTCCAGTTCGAGTGTCGGGACGCCACGGACGGCCAACTCGACCCGGACTCGACGGCCGCGGACGTGGCCGCCCTCGACGTCGACCCGGTCCACCCGCTGACCGGGCCGGTCGCGGTCGACGGCGCCCGCCCCGGCGACGTCCTCCGCGTCGACCTGCTCGATCTCGAACACGAGGGCTGGGGCTACACGCTGGTCCTCCCCGGGGAACTGGGACTGGGCCTCCTGCCCGAGGCGTTCCCGGAGCCCGAACTGTACGTCTGGGACCTCGACGGCGACGTGGGCCGCTTCGCGAACGGGATCGAGGTGGCGCTGGCCCCGTTCCCCGGCACCATCGGCGTCGCGCCCGCGGCGGACGGCGCCCACGACACGAACCCGCCGCGGTCGGTGGGCGGCAACCTCGACGTCAAACACCTGAGGGCGGGGTCGACGCTGTACCTGCCCGTCGCGGTCGAGGACGCCCTGTTCAGCGTCGGCGACTGCCACGCCGCCCAGGGGGACGGCGAGGTCTGCGTCTCGGGGGTCGAGGCCCCGATGACGGTCACGTGCCGGTTCGACCTGCAGTCGGGGAAGTCGATCGAACAGCCCCGGTTCGAGACGACGGGGCCGTTCACCCCGACCGGGCGGGACGAACCGACCTACGGGACGACGGGAATCGCCGCCGACCCGCTGGAGGCCACCCGGGCGGCGATCCGGCACATGATCGACCACCTCCACGAGGACCGCGGCCTCTCGCGGAGCGAGGCGTACGTCCTGTGCTCGGCGGCCGTCGACCTGAAGATCAGTCAGGCGGTCAACGTCCCGAACTGGACCGTCGCCGCGTACCTGCCCGAGAGCATCTTCCCGGAGACGTAG
- the tsaA gene encoding tRNA (N6-threonylcarbamoyladenosine(37)-N6)-methyltransferase TrmO translates to MSDEIAYEPIGVIRTPFDDPEGMPIQPAGDEAAVGTVELEERYAAGLQDLDGFSHCILLYHFHASDDDVSLRVEPFLDDDERGLFATRAPQRPNSIGLSVVAVDGVDGPTLTVSGVDVVDGTPLLDVKPFVPGFDVPDDAEAGWIAASEESVRTKRADDRFL, encoded by the coding sequence GTGAGCGACGAGATAGCGTACGAGCCGATCGGCGTGATCCGGACCCCCTTCGACGACCCGGAGGGGATGCCGATCCAGCCGGCCGGCGACGAGGCGGCGGTCGGAACGGTCGAACTCGAAGAACGGTACGCCGCGGGGTTACAGGACCTCGACGGCTTCTCCCACTGCATCCTGTTGTACCACTTCCACGCGTCCGACGACGACGTCTCGTTGCGGGTCGAACCGTTCCTCGACGACGACGAGCGGGGACTGTTCGCGACGCGGGCGCCCCAGCGGCCGAACTCCATCGGCCTCTCGGTCGTCGCGGTCGACGGCGTCGACGGGCCGACGCTGACCGTCAGCGGCGTGGACGTCGTCGACGGGACCCCGCTGCTGGACGTCAAGCCGTTCGTCCCCGGCTTCGACGTGCCGGACGACGCCGAGGCGGGCTGGATCGCGGCGTCCGAGGAGTCGGTCCGGACGAAGCGGGCCGACGACCGCTTTCTCTGA
- a CDS encoding uracil-xanthine permease family protein, giving the protein MTGEDPADVRSADDALEYGIDERPPLGESTVLGIQHYLTMVGANIAVPLILADVMGMPGEVRAQFIGTFFVVSGIATLAQTTFGNRYPIVQGAPFSMLAPAIAIILAVTAGGAGGGDWQTALLQLQGAIIAAATVQVVLGYFGLVGKLRRFLSPVVIAPTIALIGLSLFGVDQITVPSETSWGLLAFTLGLILLFSQYLDVKHKAFRLYPVILAIVIAWIVAAVLSVQGVYGADHPGYVPLGEIADASFLLPIYPFQWGVPEFTTAFVVGMVAGVLASIVESIGDYYAVANLTGSAAPSEKRINHGIGMEGLMNVFAGIMGTGGSTSYSENIGAIGLTGVASRYVVKIGAVVMIVAGFVGYFGQLIATLPNPIVGGLFIAMFAQIVAVGLRTLRHVDLDSSRNVFIVGFALFVGLAIPAYMGNYGTVGEFRAAMEGVALLGPVLSEQVFADTIYVIGSTGMAVGGLAALVLDNTIPGTREERGLAEWDRITEDDAEFRTFWDRWIGAEPSD; this is encoded by the coding sequence ATGACGGGGGAGGACCCAGCGGACGTAAGGTCCGCAGACGACGCGCTCGAGTACGGAATCGACGAACGACCGCCGTTGGGGGAATCGACGGTGCTCGGCATCCAGCACTACCTGACGATGGTCGGGGCGAACATCGCGGTGCCGCTGATTCTCGCCGACGTGATGGGAATGCCGGGCGAGGTGCGGGCGCAGTTCATCGGCACGTTCTTCGTGGTCTCCGGCATCGCGACGCTCGCACAGACCACGTTCGGCAACCGGTATCCGATCGTCCAGGGGGCGCCGTTCTCGATGCTCGCGCCGGCGATCGCGATCATCCTCGCGGTCACCGCGGGAGGGGCGGGCGGCGGGGACTGGCAGACGGCGCTGTTGCAGTTACAGGGGGCGATCATCGCCGCCGCGACGGTGCAGGTCGTGCTCGGCTACTTCGGCCTCGTGGGCAAACTCCGGCGGTTCCTCTCGCCGGTGGTCATCGCGCCGACGATCGCGCTGATCGGGCTGTCGCTGTTCGGCGTCGACCAGATCACCGTGCCGTCGGAAACCAGCTGGGGTCTGCTCGCGTTCACGCTCGGGCTGATCCTCCTGTTCTCGCAGTACCTCGACGTCAAGCACAAGGCGTTCCGGCTCTACCCGGTGATCCTCGCGATCGTCATCGCCTGGATCGTGGCCGCGGTGCTGTCCGTCCAGGGCGTCTACGGGGCCGACCACCCGGGCTACGTCCCCCTCGGGGAGATCGCCGACGCCTCGTTCCTGCTGCCGATCTACCCGTTCCAGTGGGGCGTCCCCGAGTTCACGACCGCGTTCGTCGTCGGTATGGTCGCGGGCGTGCTCGCCTCGATCGTCGAGAGCATCGGTGACTACTACGCCGTCGCGAACCTCACCGGCTCCGCGGCGCCGAGCGAGAAGCGCATCAACCACGGCATCGGGATGGAGGGGCTGATGAACGTCTTCGCGGGCATCATGGGTACCGGCGGGTCGACGTCGTACTCCGAGAACATCGGCGCCATCGGGCTGACCGGCGTCGCCTCCCGGTACGTCGTCAAGATCGGCGCGGTCGTGATGATCGTCGCCGGCTTCGTCGGCTACTTCGGCCAACTCATCGCCACGCTGCCCAACCCGATCGTCGGCGGGCTCTTCATCGCCATGTTCGCCCAGATCGTGGCCGTCGGGCTGCGCACGCTCCGGCACGTCGACCTCGACTCCTCGCGCAACGTCTTCATCGTCGGCTTCGCGCTGTTCGTCGGCCTCGCGATTCCGGCGTACATGGGCAACTACGGGACCGTCGGCGAGTTCCGGGCGGCCATGGAGGGCGTCGCGCTGCTCGGCCCGGTCCTGAGCGAACAGGTGTTCGCGGACACGATCTACGTCATCGGCTCGACCGGGATGGCCGTCGGCGGCCTCGCCGCGCTCGTCCTCGACAACACGATCCCCGGCACCCGCGAGGAGCGCGGTCTCGCCGAGTGGGACCGCATCACCGAGGACGACGCGGAGTTCAGGACGTTCTGGGATCGGTGGATCGGCGCCGAGCCCAGCGACTGA
- a CDS encoding universal stress protein encodes MHYLVGTDSVHATAAVCDYLAERATAADAVTVVGLAPPDDPGPRRDAEDALNVARGRLGGVGDLATDVRTGDPAAAVLEAAAERDPDEVVVPGPGGPDEAGADGALAAAVVAEADRPVVVAPAPDR; translated from the coding sequence GTGCACTACCTCGTCGGCACCGACTCGGTCCACGCGACGGCGGCGGTCTGTGACTACCTCGCGGAGCGGGCGACGGCGGCCGACGCCGTGACGGTCGTCGGCCTCGCCCCCCCGGACGACCCCGGGCCGCGGCGGGACGCCGAGGACGCACTGAACGTCGCGAGGGGTCGCCTCGGGGGCGTCGGCGACCTCGCGACCGACGTTCGGACGGGCGATCCGGCCGCCGCGGTACTCGAAGCGGCCGCGGAGCGCGACCCCGACGAGGTCGTCGTCCCGGGCCCCGGCGGACCGGACGAAGCGGGCGCCGACGGCGCGCTCGCGGCCGCGGTCGTCGCCGAGGCCGACCGGCCGGTCGTCGTCGCGCCGGCTCCCGACCGCTGA
- a CDS encoding universal stress protein, which yields MMDSILVATDGSDTAGEAAGYAIDLADRLGASLHGISVVETRTAYDNAIVDPEEAEAALRERAREALAALEDAAAAAGVSVETTVERGVPHEEIIAYAEAHDVSTIVVGSSGRSSFRRALLGSTADALVRLSPVPVLVVGDPVERAPDP from the coding sequence ATGATGGACTCCATCCTCGTCGCGACCGACGGCAGCGACACCGCCGGGGAGGCGGCCGGCTACGCGATCGACCTCGCGGACCGACTCGGGGCGTCGCTGCACGGCATCTCGGTCGTCGAGACCCGGACGGCCTACGACAACGCCATCGTCGACCCCGAGGAGGCGGAGGCCGCCCTCCGCGAGCGGGCACGCGAGGCGCTGGCTGCCCTCGAGGACGCGGCCGCGGCCGCCGGCGTGTCCGTCGAGACGACGGTCGAGCGGGGCGTCCCGCACGAGGAGATCATCGCGTACGCCGAGGCCCACGACGTCTCGACGATCGTGGTCGGATCGAGCGGGCGGTCGTCGTTCAGGCGGGCGCTGCTGGGGAGTACGGCCGACGCGCTCGTGCGGCTGTCGCCGGTACCGGTGCTGGTGGTCGGGGACCCGGTCGAGCGGGCGCCCGACCCGTAG
- a CDS encoding universal stress protein, translating to MTLLAPFDGTALSRAALERAAEFADLTDDDVLALTVVPDDRDYAVERGWIPEDVSFDPERVAAAMESQVHDIAPEAAFRSEIVDSDEPTATATTNVVREIRRVAAAVDAAVVFVGTENAGGVTAPLSSVGAPVVHDPSYDVYIVRHAD from the coding sequence ATGACGTTACTCGCCCCGTTCGACGGCACGGCCCTCTCGCGGGCCGCGCTCGAACGCGCCGCGGAGTTCGCCGACCTGACCGACGACGACGTACTCGCGCTGACGGTCGTCCCCGACGACCGCGACTACGCGGTCGAGCGCGGCTGGATCCCCGAGGACGTGTCGTTCGACCCGGAGCGGGTCGCGGCCGCGATGGAGTCGCAGGTCCACGACATCGCCCCCGAGGCGGCGTTTCGCAGCGAGATCGTCGATTCGGACGAGCCGACGGCGACGGCGACGACGAACGTCGTCAGGGAGATCCGCCGGGTCGCCGCCGCGGTCGACGCCGCGGTCGTCTTCGTCGGGACGGAGAACGCGGGCGGGGTAACCGCGCCGCTGTCGAGCGTCGGCGCCCCGGTCGTACACGACCCGAGCTACGACGTCTACATCGTCCGCCACGCCGACTGA
- a CDS encoding universal stress protein produces the protein MGKHVLVPMDRSDPARAALEFACETYPDATLTVVYVVDPAEMGTHTTATDVDADEFEAHIERGRQAAETVFEEARSIAADHDREIGAEALAGNVARAIVERVRGGDVDHVVIGSHGRDGVRRLLLGSVAERVARRSTVPVTIVR, from the coding sequence ATGGGCAAACACGTCCTCGTCCCGATGGATCGCTCCGACCCCGCGCGAGCGGCCCTCGAGTTCGCCTGCGAGACGTACCCCGACGCGACGCTCACCGTCGTCTACGTCGTCGATCCGGCGGAGATGGGTACCCACACGACGGCGACCGACGTGGACGCCGACGAGTTCGAGGCCCACATCGAACGGGGCCGACAGGCCGCCGAGACGGTGTTCGAGGAGGCGCGCTCGATCGCCGCCGACCACGACCGCGAGATAGGGGCCGAGGCGCTGGCGGGCAACGTCGCGCGAGCGATCGTCGAGCGCGTCCGGGGCGGCGACGTGGACCACGTCGTGATCGGCAGCCACGGCCGCGACGGGGTACGTCGGCTACTGCTCGGGAGCGTCGCCGAGCGGGTCGCCCGCCGGTCGACGGTCCCCGTCACGATCGTCAGGTGA
- a CDS encoding PH domain-containing protein, whose product MARGKPGLWSAVLGLPFVAAGAWLYYGQSQYPPTVGVPFALFGAFVVAIGAYVHTIGTPEELRLQEGERMIARRHPTQRVALVKVASGLPLLAATGYLLVFARAPPLYSAATLLVGLYLYSVGLYTYWTNTLTNYYVTNKRVVKEFRFRSLVRREVPLQKVRGVQERKSLVEALVGLGNVRVSGGDGSFVMQNVGRSGKFADTIRKLLASGFEGRT is encoded by the coding sequence ATGGCGCGCGGAAAGCCCGGACTCTGGAGCGCGGTCCTCGGCCTGCCGTTCGTTGCCGCGGGCGCGTGGCTGTACTACGGCCAGTCGCAGTACCCGCCGACCGTCGGCGTCCCGTTCGCGTTGTTCGGCGCGTTCGTCGTGGCGATCGGTGCGTACGTCCACACGATCGGGACCCCCGAGGAACTCCGCCTGCAGGAAGGCGAGCGGATGATCGCCCGCCGGCACCCGACCCAGCGGGTCGCCCTGGTCAAGGTCGCGAGCGGGCTGCCGCTGCTCGCGGCGACGGGCTACCTGCTGGTTTTCGCGCGGGCCCCGCCCCTCTATTCGGCCGCGACACTCCTCGTCGGCCTCTACCTGTACTCGGTCGGGCTGTACACCTACTGGACGAACACGCTGACGAACTACTACGTCACCAACAAGCGGGTCGTCAAGGAGTTCCGGTTCCGCTCGCTGGTCCGCCGGGAGGTCCCGCTCCAGAAGGTTCGCGGCGTACAGGAGCGAAAGTCGCTCGTCGAGGCGCTCGTCGGCCTCGGAAACGTCCGCGTCTCCGGCGGCGACGGCAGTTTCGTCATGCAGAACGTGGGCCGGTCCGGGAAGTTCGCCGACACGATCCGAAAGCTGCTGGCCTCGGGGTTCGAAGGCCGGACCTAG